In the Hordeum vulgare subsp. vulgare chromosome 7H, MorexV3_pseudomolecules_assembly, whole genome shotgun sequence genome, one interval contains:
- the LOC123411516 gene encoding pathogen-associated molecular patterns-induced protein A70-like, which yields MLEAAIPALWSTVHGWFTPWVLFLVLNIVIGTIAVTSKSAPPAGSGEGAAAAPGGERRSLSRVPSMALDRLRSFNMSRFTAPAPEAPVTEVLDLGQSDEHLPPLEMEAQAQGEHEHVHMERSMSEAAAEAELPRLPARLRKSASDKSAFAHFVAEEDTEVVEARRPATTRDGDRRRPLAAEPEEPVSEEEIEEAGGEVDARADDFINKFRHQLKLQRIDSFMRYRDTLRRGQATAVAGAEK from the coding sequence ATGCTGGAGGCGGCGATCCCTGCGCTGTGGAGCACCGTGCACGGGTGGTTCACGCCGTGGGTGCTATTCCTCGTGCTCAACATCGTCATCGGTACCATCGCCGTCACCTCCAAGTCCGCGCCCCCGGCGGGGAGCGGAGAAGGGGCTGCGGCCGCGCCTGGCGGCGAGAGGAGGAGCCTGTCCCGCGTTCCGTCAATGGCGCTCGACCGGCTCCGGTCGTTCAACATGTCCCGCTTCACCGCCCCCGCCCCGGAGGCCCCGGTGACCGAAGTACTGGATCTGGGGCAGTCGGACGAGCACCTGCCGCCCCTCGAGATGGAGGCACAGGCTCAGGGTGAGCACGAGCACGTGCACATGGAGAGGAGCATGTCGGAGGCGGCGGCCGAGGCCGAGCTGCCGCGGCTCCCGGCGCGGCTGCGCAAGTCGGCCAGCGACAAGTCGGCGTTCGCGCACTTCGTGGCCGAGGAGGACACCGAGGTGGTGGAGGCGCGCAGGCCCGCGACGACGAGGGACGgggaccgccgccgccccctggcggCGGAGCCGGAGGAGCCGGTGTCGGAGGAGGAGATCGAGGaggccggcggcgaggtggaCGCGCGCGCCGACGACTTCATCAACAAGTTCCGCCACCAACTGAAGCTGCAGCGCATCGACTCCTTCATGCGCTACCGGGATACTCTCCGCCGCGGCCAGGCGACGGCCGTGGCGGGCGCCGAGAAGTAG